The Apium graveolens cultivar Ventura chromosome 10, ASM990537v1, whole genome shotgun sequence nucleotide sequence TGCCATCTTTTTAATTTTCTTACTTCAGTAATTTATCTGATTTTATCTACTATCATTGCTATGGTTTTTGTATACAAAACAATGCTGATCGAGTAAACAATTTAAGCCTAAAAAATCATgcaattagatgatgaagaaTCCAGGCAACCACTCAATAAAAAAGGGAGAGGATGTGATTTATGAAATAGGAGGGAAGTGGTGACTAAATTTTGGAGGTAAAAtgatataaatttatatttaaataattttacaTACATTAAGGTCTCCTTAATAATGAGAAATGCGTTGAATATACtatgttagaagaaattgatgatatcagtttATAAATTATCAGAGTTTACAATCAGCATTTGATATCAGATTTTAGCAGAAGGTGACGCCATCGACATTTGTCATCAACATTTGCTGATCAGTAAAtgatatcagtatttaatcaTTACAGCTATAAATCAGGAGATATCAAAGAAGGAAAGGGTTTGCAGAATTCAAGTCGGTGAATGACTTTACTTCTGGTAGCAATCAAATTAAGGATATGTTTTATGATTACTTATTAtaatagaataagattccttTTTTGATTGTGTAgatgtgcagtatataagcacatattaggttagCGCTTTCAGTGTCGCGTATTGATATATATTTTGTGTAACCTAGCATCTCTCAAGAATATATGTTCATCATTTGAGAGATTAGTTTATAATCAGTTTTTATCAATTAATAGAAAACTATTTATCCTGGTGAGTGTTTAATTCGATTTATCTGCACAAACTGTATTTACCCCCTCTACAGCTGTATTAAGGACCTAACATCGTAAATATGCATGTTGGAgttaaattttatattaattttgtcAAAAAATGACTAAAAATAAGGAATATAGAGATGTTTCGAGTTGCTCATACAAATTAAAACTCGGTATTTTGTCATGTTTGAGATGGACATGACTCATGAGTATGCAATAAAAATGTGTTATAATTATCCAATATATTAAGTAGAGCCGACAATTTCTTACACGACACTATAACACGACAAAAAAATAACGGGTTTGGCTTGACATTTTTGGTATACGAACACGAAAGTATACGGATAAATTTAGTGTCGGGTTTGGGTTTACACATGGGTACACGACAtgaaacgaaagtacacgaaataaataaatatttaattaagtttatcaaaattatatgaatacatatgtcttacaataatattttacatataatatttacagaaaatagattaaaaatatattcaaatttaaatttcataaGACTTGATTGCATTTGAGTCTTTATGACTTATTGACTTAAGACTCGGCTAGTAAAaacttaatatttaaatatatattttatttatctttatttttattattaatgtTAAATTACACGAAACAAGAAATGAAGGTACACGAAACGAAACGAATCCTTAACGGTTCGGGTTTGAGTTAGACATTCATGACCcgaaacacgaaagtacacgacacaAAAATACACGAAACGAACGAATTGCCACCTCTAATATTAAGGGATTGATACGTGTGCGTAAAAATAATTGGGTCCCAATTCTAATAAAATATCTATTATTTCAAATATGAATGTTTAAATGTTGTGACCCAAGAGAGTTCGGTCTGTTTGGGAAATTTTATAAGTCAAACTTATGATTTATAAACCCGCAATAATTTATCGACGAGTATTTGTCAGTTAAATTTATAcgttgaatttacaacttataagacATGTGCGATGCATAGTCATTTTTATTATTATACATTGTAAATTATAATCTTAATAATATGTTGCTTCCAGGATTCGATttaatatcacttgaataataatttttaaaattaatactAACGTTTCTCATGAATTTGATCTGACGATTCTAGATTGAGTGACCAAGTACCaacaaccaaatttttaatgtttcatctttaatataatagtacaGATATGTTAAATGTTAGTAACTACGTActttttttcaatttattttgatttttcatttttttattaactttagttCTAGAATATATCTTTTAATAACATaaaagaattaagataattatatttaaaatttatttacttaattaatttaaataaaataaattctaacttacaagtaaaattatccaaatacttatataatttataaatattaatcaacTTATCATTTATAATTCACTTGGAATTCAATCGTCCGCCCATAAATCGAGTAATATATCGTCAACTTCGCTGATAAATCGAATGATATATCTTCAACTTCGGTGATAACAATCTTATTGTATAATCCGGTCCGGGTAAAAATGAGTCAAAATACgggccaaccccgataaaatcgGGTCATCCCTTAGAACTTATCTTTTACCCCTCACGATTTCGGAGAAAAATGGAAAAAACAAGACCTTAAAATTGATTGATGTACGAGTGAGAGGGTAGCTTCTATATGTGTTCTCTGTGAAAAATTGTACTATAATGGATCTTTTTTACATGTATATGCTGTATAATGGATTAAATCTGAGGAAAAATCTAACCAAATCTTTAATAGTTGAACTTGAaagtaaaattttattttaatcttTATTTATAGTCGGGTAGATATATAATAAATACTAGAATTTGGTAGATGCTATTTTCTCATTTTCATTTCATAATTCTTTTGATGTATAATtgtttataatatatattaatattaatggCTCCCAATTTATCGACTGATTAATCCTTTGAATTAATCAACGATTCAATGATTAATCCTTTCAAGGTCCCGTAACCGATCTTGTCTGATATTCGACTTCTGTACAttgattttaaatcataaattacttattttaagatttttgaAACCAACACTTAATATCTTTTTTGGTGTGttctataatttttatattatttggGAATTTTAATTCAACAACCTCCGAAAAATTAATTCAAAGATAATAGTCTTCACAATATATTTACTCTGAAAATTAAAAACCGGCTCCCAATTTTTAACATTTCCATTCTCCAATTTCCATATAACATATTTTTTGGTGCTGCATAAAAAATTCTCAACTAAATTTCTATTTGAAAGTAACTCATAAACATGTATCACGTCCCAGTTCAAATGTCACTACTTCAGTGCCCCTGTTCAGTAGGTATTGTACTATCATAAATATTGGCAATCAGTTAAACTTGGTAATGATCATTGAAAGAAAAAAGaatgataaaagtttattcattaCATTTCCTTTTCCATTTATTAAATATATGGATAGATACTTACTCTAttcgtccctaaaaacgtttactagttgtgttggacacgtttgtcaatacacacttttgattgttaatatttcgtattagtattaaatataaaaacttcattATATTAAActactcataaatacgaatccaacaagatcactcattgactatatttgatcttataaatTAGACTAATTTAATAGTATAAACAATCAAAACAGAACACATAatatgggacggagggagtacaaaACTAGCACCAAAGAAGCACAAAGAGATGGAGGGGAAGGAAGAAAGTGGCTCAAAAGTGCTTGAAAACAATCATGGGTGATTTAACCCCCTCAATGATATTTGTATTATAGAGTGAGTTCATTTTCTCATCATTGCCACATTTCACCCCCCTCAACTCTTATCATATCATCATTCATCTTAACAATACCACAACTTGATTAATAATCTTGAAAAATAAAGATTTAAACCTTATTCTACAAATTGGTTTTCTATAACAACTCATTAATCACACTAAAAAAATGACACAAAATAAATATTTACCTAAATATAAATAGAATCAAAAGGGGCATTCAGAATGAGTAGGAGGTTAATCTTCAATCATACAATTAATCAGAAGACATTGTCTTTATATCCTCATTATGCCCACTATACACATTAACACAACCAGTAAAAAGGTAAAAACAGATATAGAAAATAAGGATCAGACACAACTCTAACGGTATCTCCCTCGCTACCTTTACGGGATGTCGAGAGTTCAAACGTAGAAAAAACATGGATCAGGAGTCTGAGGGAGGGGGAATTCTCTCAGACAAATGCCTCGTTTCGTCGTCATGATTTAGAATGGATTATCAGACTCGTCATCATAGTTTCATCATCACTGAGAATAACCCCCCCTTTCAACTTCGAAGCAAAAAAAAACACAATTGAAATATAATTAAGACAAAATCATAGAAATAGTGAAATCGAAAGATAATGATTATACCTGAAATCAAAAACTGAAAAAACTAAGGTAACACTGTTAAGCTATCATGAGCATTATGAAAAGTAGCTGCTTGATTGCAATGTATTTATAGGCTTTAACCCAATTTCTAGGGTTAGGGTTGCACTTGGGCCTATACTTGACAGGAATTTACTACCCGTCCAATCAGGATTCGTAAGGCCCAGTACTGTTTGCTCTGCTATGGACTTGATTTTGTAAGCTGGGAGCCCAAAGTCTTACCCAACAGTCCAACACCATGTACAGGTTCGGACCGGTTTAATTTAATTTTCTGATTAGATGATTCGGATCTCGATTTCATGAATTTTCGATTGAATTTTTCGGGTCTAAATCCATTTTTCCCGGTCTATATTTAGCATAACACGGGGAAACTATGGACATTattgtttttaaatttttttgttgGTTTTATATTCAAAAAATTAATCATTTATATAAGTTCTTTTTTTTGAAACTTCATTTATATAATGTTAGAAATGCtacaataatttttttaaagttaCGTACACCACATTTTttaaagcggttcaaaatatGAATATACATTTTTAATGACTAACTTAAAAATACCAACATGTGCAAAACTCTTTTTTGGAAAAGGATGCGATATGTAGTGAATGAACATGGTacaatttaattattttaaatttatatagTTTTACCCATAAAATTGTGGAAGTAATATCATTCACAATATTTAAAATTTCAACAAAGGCTTATTGCAGTATTTGAACGGTTGCATTCTATGGAGGAGTGACTATAAATCTATAACctgtatttttgtaaataaattttAAAGATAGCGATCGAAACAAATAACTCCCGCTCAGGAACAATTAGGAGATTCTCTAGAATAAATACGGGGTCACCCGGATTTGAACTGGGGAAAAAGGATTTGCAGTCCTAAATTCCCTTCTTTTAATGAATTTTAAACAAATTAATAATTCATTTAAACAAATCAAAGATTATATCGTATGCCACCTCAAATATGTTCATGTATACTCGTGAAAATCAATAAACAACTGCTAAACATTAACCTCAAACTCAATGAAAACAAACAACACTAATGCTATTTCTAATTACGACGACGATTATTCTTAGCCCTTCTCGTATCTACAGCCGAAGACTGTTGCGAATCACACACCTGCGTCTTAAACTTGCACCCAAACTTCCTCGCAAACGATTTCTTCCCACTCGCTTCAGGTATCTTCTCAATCGCTTTCTTCATTGTTGTACACTCACGCTCCAGCTCCTGTACACGTGTCCTCATGCTATCCATGTCCACGCGCATCACCTCGTTTTCTCTCACAGTTTCTCTCCACGTCACTGTCCTCGCTTCATTTTCGTCACGATTATCAGTGTTTCTTAGCCTGCCGCGTGCAGGAGACATTTCGACAATCGCGTGACGGAGCTGAAGCTGCTCGAAGAACAGCACTTGAACTATTGCTCGTAATGGGAGACGCTCGTTTTGAGCCGCGTGTGTACACGCTTCTAAAGTTAGTTTCTCGCAGTCCATTACTCCGCTTATTTTCTCTCGCTCCGCTTCTGATAACCATGGATGCGCCTGCAATGTACATTATTATGTTACGCCAAAATGTTAAATTATCAGTTCTCCTAAAACTTCAACATGACGGAAATCTCAATAATTAATGAAAATATTATGGTGAAAACGTTAAATTATTAGTTCTCCTAAAACATGAAGGTCGGAATATGACGGGATCTCAAtaattattgagaatattgtggATCAGAGAAACTCGATCTTAGCTCATGTTAAGCTATTAGTATTGCTAAAATCTCAAGTTAGGATTAGAATTACAAGGATCATATCATTAACGGAAAAACAAAAATTTCTTTAAAAAGTTAATTTTACATTCAACCAGTTCTTCATACAAACTAATAGTTTTGTCTAGCTGCGAGAAATTAAACATGTGATGTATCGTACACATGTTCTTGATTTTTGTTACTAAAATAGATTTCATTGACTCATGTAGCACAAATGCACAATATTATTAGTTAGTTTCATATAAAAATGGTTCTTCATACAACCTAATAGTTTTGTCCTGTTAAAGAGAAATTGAACATGCAATATATGATGTATCGCACACACGTTCTTGATTTTTGTTACTAGAGTAGACTTCATCGACTCATGTAGCACAAATGCACAATATTATTGTATGTGTAATTTTAACAATATAATCAAAGTGAATTTTGTATACATGTGCACTAAACATAATTATCAGTTCTGTAATTTTAAAACAAAACACTGAAGAGAAAACACATGAATGTAATAAACTTACTTTGAGATAAACGTCAACAGCTCTGTAAAGCCCGTCATCAAACAGCCTGGCTTGGTGAGGTAAAGTGACCGCAAATTTATAGAATTTATCGTGTTTGAGATTCGCATCCGATGCAATTTCAGACAAGTAGCCGTCGATTAATTTTCCGACAAGCATTAGTTCTGATGATCTAATATTGTCATTGTCCTGTCCGTCCTCATTTCGAGTCATTGTTATTTCAAGTTCATCCAGAAAGTAACTTAATATTCTTTCCACACAATCGACATCGTATAGCGTTTCATTGAGGTACGAGTAGCTTGGTATGAGAAGATCGTCTAATGTTGCTTGTTCGAGTTGAGACCCGATCTTCTTCTCTAGTGCATTACGATAAATCTCATCGATGTTTAATATATTTGATGTTCTTAGTAATCCGAATAAAAATTTGATTGCCGGTGTTGAAGATGCCAGCCTTTTTTCGCGGGGGAGATTGGAGATTATTGTTTCGAGCAGCTCTCTTTGTTCATCTTGTGATGGAGGCAATGAAGTGGATGATGATTGCTTCCAATTTGAACGAGAAATGCCTGGAATGTATTGCTTTGCATAAGCAATTAAGCAGCCTTCGATTAGATCGGGACTCGTGTGATCACGAGTCCTCATAGCGGAAATCAACCGCTTAAACAGAGGCAAACTTAGATCGCCAAGCTCATCGAACCACGTATTAGTTGTCCGTCGTCTTGTTGTCCCAGATTCTGAATTCGATCCTGAGGCTGGTTCATTTACTGGCCAGCCAAACAGCGATGGATCCGTGGTAGAAGCTCTTTTAGCAACTGAATCCAGGCATCTATTAACAATGCCTAGCCTTTCAGCTTCAGGCATTATCATCTTGCACGATTTCAGCGTCTTAATCGAGTCTTTTAGGCTTTTGAGAACAGATTGGGAGAGAAATCTCTCTGTTTTCGATATAAGATTATCTTCCGAGTACTCGTCTGTCATTTCTAAGACCTCGGCAGCACATCGAAGAGGAGCCACATTTAAGGTAGTCAACTCAATCTTGACTCCATAACAGAACTTGGCAGCTATCTCAAATGTGTCTGAACCTCCCGGAAAATCAGGGAGTACAATATTGCAGTACTCCTGATCTTCTTCTTCTACAATCTCCGAACGTTTTTCGTCGTTATCGTCTCCATCTTCACCCATCTTTTGAGGCCTAGTTGGGTTATTTTCTTCCTCCGTTATTAATTGATGAAGTTTTCTACTTCTAGACATTAGAGGAAACTGCATAAAAACAAATTCAAGTAACTTAGGTGATAAAGTTTCTTACTTCTAAACATTAGAGAAAactgcaaaaaaaaaaaaacaaattcCAACACGTTCAACTTTCAAGGCCGAACTCAAGTAACCAGTCACACGAAAACCTTAGTCAGACGCATAGACTGACCTTATGGAGATGGAAGGTCATGTCGTCGACTTCAATTACAACATCACTTGGTAATCCAGTGGTACAAaacctgaaacacaaacaagaCAAGAACCAAAAACATCAATAATAAGATAAAGAGTGCAAAATTGTATTATTCCAAAAGTTTAAACTTTACACACCATGCTTGGCCTTTAGAGCTGGGCTTGTCAGTAGCCATTTTGTTTAAATGAACTTTGGAGCTAAAATGAGCAGAGAAACCAGAAAGCACTAACTAACTAACAAGGATACATCAATATTAAAGCAATAGTAAAAAAGAACAAATGCTAGTGACTTGCACAGAGAGTAAAATGAAGAGCAGTTGAGAATATATAGTGGAGGAGGATATGTACAAGTGAGAAGAGACAAGGTGGGGTTTGAACAAAGTCAGAAAAATGGATCAAGATTAGGAGTAGAGTTTGAGCAATTTCTCTGTTTCTTTTTTGAATGTTCTTCTCCTTTCTCACTTGCTGTTTGAGAAGTTATAATTAGAAAGTGATGACTTTGAATTTTCCTCTGTTTTTATGGACTCTTCTTGACATTAAAACAACCTCATTGTCATCACAGAACTAACTATTGCTTTCCAACCGGTTTTATTGCCTTTTTTCCTTcttttatattttcttttataCTTTCGTAGGAATTCAGTTACTATGTTATATCGAATTTTCTGTCATGTGCCCGTAAACACGATAAATGtgtaaattaataattttaagtCATTTTGATTGGTTCCTTTTTTTAATAATGAAGGACCTCATGCATACATAAAAAGATACCAATCAAAATGacaaaaatttataattttttgcGTTTATTGTGTGTCCATTGGCACATGGTAGAAAAATCGATCTTATATTACCCGTCATGTTCTTGAAAAAATTGATCCTTTAACTTTTTAATTGTTTACGGTGATTTTGTAATAATATTCtcatattaaatatttataagaAAACAAAAAGAATGAAAACTATCCTTtacacatattttttttattgTAGAGAACCCGCCGGCGCTACCATTCGGTTGCGTACTGAGTAAACCTaagggctcacgcaatagcctgcaaatcaccTGAAACA carries:
- the LOC141692759 gene encoding BTB/POZ domain-containing protein At5g66560 is translated as MATDKPSSKGQAWFCTTGLPSDVVIEVDDMTFHLHKFPLMSRSRKLHQLITEEENNPTRPQKMGEDGDDNDEKRSEIVEEEDQEYCNIVLPDFPGGSDTFEIAAKFCYGVKIELTTLNVAPLRCAAEVLEMTDEYSEDNLISKTERFLSQSVLKSLKDSIKTLKSCKMIMPEAERLGIVNRCLDSVAKRASTTDPSLFGWPVNEPASGSNSESGTTRRRTTNTWFDELGDLSLPLFKRLISAMRTRDHTSPDLIEGCLIAYAKQYIPGISRSNWKQSSSTSLPPSQDEQRELLETIISNLPREKRLASSTPAIKFLFGLLRTSNILNIDEIYRNALEKKIGSQLEQATLDDLLIPSYSYLNETLYDVDCVERILSYFLDELEITMTRNEDGQDNDNIRSSELMLVGKLIDGYLSEIASDANLKHDKFYKFAVTLPHQARLFDDGLYRAVDVYLKAHPWLSEAEREKISGVMDCEKLTLEACTHAAQNERLPLRAIVQVLFFEQLQLRHAIVEMSPARGRLRNTDNRDENEARTVTWRETVRENEVMRVDMDSMRTRVQELERECTTMKKAIEKIPEASGKKSFARKFGCKFKTQVCDSQQSSAVDTRRAKNNRRRN